One Bradyrhizobium zhanjiangense DNA segment encodes these proteins:
- the panB gene encoding 3-methyl-2-oxobutanoate hydroxymethyltransferase, giving the protein MSHSSEQPLERVTIPVLQQWKDKGRRVVMTTAYDAVAARIADPIVDIILVGDSVGNVCLGFDNTLPVSVAMMNHHLEAVARTRPHALLVADMPFLSFHVGSEDTIRNAGGFLQRGADAVKLEGGAKRIEMVRALVDCEIPVMGHLGLTPQSVNVMGGFKVQGRTTDTALRLLDDAHRLQEAGCFALVLEGIPAELAARATECLTIPTIGIGAGPDCSGQVLVFHDVLGLTEGHRPKFVRAYANGFQLFQEALSRWAADIHKGAFPGSEECYRLPDQLRHAVANWVPSNSTSR; this is encoded by the coding sequence ATGAGCCACAGTTCAGAGCAGCCTCTAGAGCGCGTCACGATTCCGGTACTGCAGCAGTGGAAGGATAAAGGACGGCGTGTCGTGATGACCACCGCCTACGATGCGGTTGCGGCGCGCATCGCGGATCCCATTGTCGATATCATCCTGGTCGGCGATAGCGTTGGAAACGTCTGCCTGGGATTCGACAACACGCTGCCCGTCAGCGTGGCCATGATGAATCATCACCTGGAGGCTGTTGCGCGCACGAGGCCTCATGCGCTGCTTGTGGCCGACATGCCCTTTCTGAGCTTTCATGTCGGCTCTGAGGATACGATTCGCAATGCAGGAGGTTTTCTGCAGCGTGGCGCCGATGCTGTGAAACTCGAGGGTGGTGCCAAACGCATCGAGATGGTACGCGCCTTGGTCGATTGCGAAATTCCTGTGATGGGACATCTCGGTCTGACCCCGCAGAGCGTCAACGTCATGGGTGGATTCAAGGTGCAGGGACGGACAACGGATACCGCCTTGCGGCTGCTCGATGACGCGCACCGTCTGCAGGAAGCCGGCTGCTTCGCGCTGGTCCTGGAGGGCATTCCTGCCGAGCTCGCGGCGCGAGCGACCGAATGTCTCACGATACCCACCATCGGGATCGGAGCAGGACCCGATTGCTCGGGCCAAGTGCTCGTGTTTCATGATGTCTTGGGGCTAACCGAAGGTCATCGCCCCAAATTCGTTCGTGCCTATGCAAATGGATTCCAGCTGTTCCAGGAGGCGCTGTCGCGCTGGGCTGCCGATATCCACAAAGGTGCATTCCCCGGCTCAGAGGAGTGCTATCGGCTTCCTGATCAGCTTCGGCATGCCGTAGCCAACTGGGTGCCCTCCAACTCAACCTCAAGGTAA
- a CDS encoding tyrosine-type recombinase/integrase, producing the protein MRDRVALVTAYAAGLRVGEVSRLKPGAIDSKRMLILITAGKGGKDRYVMLSPRLLSILRSYWCLAKPRHWLFPGRNPDDPVNVATLQEACRKARQHAGLDKRVTADVLRYSFATRLYERGTDIRLIQVLLGHARLSSTERYTQVATNLIARARSPLDDLDARLRSRPE; encoded by the coding sequence CTGCGCGACCGGGTTGCGCTGGTGACGGCCTACGCTGCCGGGCTACGGGTCGGCGAGGTCAGCCGCCTGAAGCCCGGCGCGATCGACAGCAAGCGCATGCTGATCCTGATCACCGCCGGCAAGGGCGGCAAGGATCGTTACGTGATGCTGTCGCCGCGGCTGCTCAGCATCCTACGATCCTACTGGTGTCTGGCCAAGCCGCGCCATTGGCTGTTTCCCGGGCGCAATCCGGACGATCCGGTGAACGTCGCCACGCTGCAGGAGGCTTGCCGCAAAGCTCGGCAACATGCCGGCCTCGATAAGCGGGTGACGGCAGATGTTCTGCGGTACAGCTTTGCTACTCGCCTTTACGAGCGCGGTACTGATATCCGGCTCATCCAAGTCCTTCTTGGGCATGCGCGACTGTCATCGACGGAGCGCTACACGCAAGTCGCAACCAATCTGATCGCACGGGCCAGGAGCCCGCTCGACGATCTCGACGCGCGATTGAGATCTCGGCCCGAGTAG
- the bioD gene encoding dethiobiotin synthase yields the protein MNKRIVVTGTDTGVGKTVFSAGLAGLLGANYWKPVQAGLEQETDSECIRRLGGLSSDRIVPELYRLRTPASPHYSAEIDGVGIDTETLRLPDSGERQLVIEGTGGLMVPLTARTLYIDIFERWQLPVVLCARTGLGTINHSLLSIEALRKRQIRILGIAFIGERNAETESAICEIGRVRWLGRLPWLVPLTDDRLQAAFKNSFVSSDFLNL from the coding sequence ATGAATAAGCGGATCGTCGTGACTGGTACGGACACCGGGGTCGGCAAAACGGTATTTTCCGCAGGGCTGGCCGGCCTTCTCGGCGCGAATTACTGGAAGCCGGTCCAGGCTGGACTCGAACAAGAGACCGACTCCGAGTGCATCCGCCGGCTCGGTGGCCTCTCGTCCGATCGGATTGTCCCGGAGCTCTATCGACTTCGGACGCCTGCGTCGCCCCATTACTCCGCGGAGATCGACGGTGTTGGCATAGATACAGAGACGCTTCGACTGCCGGACAGCGGCGAGCGGCAACTCGTGATCGAGGGCACCGGCGGACTCATGGTGCCTCTGACGGCGCGCACTCTTTACATCGACATCTTCGAGCGCTGGCAGCTTCCCGTCGTGCTTTGCGCAAGGACGGGACTGGGCACAATCAATCACTCCCTTCTATCCATAGAGGCTCTGCGGAAGCGTCAGATTCGAATCCTTGGAATTGCGTTCATTGGCGAAAGAAACGCCGAAACTGAAAGCGCGATTTGCGAGATCGGGAGAGTGCGTTGGTTGGGACGGCTCCCGTGGCTTGTTCCCCTCACGGACGATAGGCTGCAGGCCGCTTTCAAAAACTCCTTTGTTAGTAGCGATTTCCTGAACCTATGA
- a CDS encoding phage integrase N-terminal SAM-like domain-containing protein, with amino-acid sequence MIEDMTLRNLSPATQQSYVVANFSRHFGRSPDKLGVEQVRAYQLHLIGLKRSWTHINQVTCALRFFYAVTLGRKEAIENIIRPASRSSNRWC; translated from the coding sequence ATGATCGAGGATATGACGCTGCGCAACTTATCACCGGCGACGCAACAATCCTACGTGGTTGCGAACTTTAGCCGACATTTCGGCCGATCACCCGACAAGCTCGGCGTTGAGCAGGTGCGCGCGTACCAACTGCACCTGATCGGGTTGAAGCGGTCGTGGACCCACATCAACCAAGTGACGTGCGCGTTGCGCTTTTTCTATGCGGTGACGCTCGGGCGCAAGGAGGCGATTGAGAACATTATTCGGCCCGCGAGCCGATCAAGCAACCGCTGGTGCTGA
- the panC gene encoding pantoate--beta-alanine ligase, whose amino-acid sequence MQVITKVAELRRALADVRNADKRIGFVPTMGYLHDGHLALISASRGHCDVTVVSIFVNPTQFGPNEDLSRYPRDFARDEALCRSAGVSIIFAPSAEEIYPAQFESFVEPGELAKPLCGAFRPGHFRGVATVVCKLFNMVQPDVAYFGQKDFQQCAVIRRMTVDLNLPIEIVTVPTVREPDGLAMSSRNRYLSPEERGRSLAVSRGLFAAAQEFASGERDGATLIALARKHMERVDRLQYLELVDTGTLKIAESPLRYPAVLCVAAYVGFTRLIDNVVLSWSPS is encoded by the coding sequence ATGCAAGTCATTACGAAGGTCGCTGAGCTGCGTCGCGCCCTTGCAGACGTTCGCAATGCCGATAAGCGCATCGGATTCGTTCCGACGATGGGATACCTGCACGACGGCCACCTGGCCCTGATCTCGGCTAGCCGGGGACACTGCGACGTCACTGTCGTTAGCATCTTCGTCAACCCCACTCAGTTCGGCCCAAATGAGGATCTCAGCAGGTACCCTCGCGACTTCGCGCGCGATGAAGCGTTGTGCCGCAGTGCCGGGGTCTCCATCATCTTCGCGCCAAGTGCAGAGGAGATCTATCCGGCTCAATTTGAGAGCTTTGTCGAGCCGGGCGAACTCGCAAAACCGCTCTGCGGAGCTTTCAGGCCTGGACATTTTCGTGGTGTAGCGACTGTCGTCTGCAAGCTATTCAACATGGTGCAGCCGGACGTCGCGTACTTTGGACAGAAGGATTTTCAGCAATGCGCTGTGATACGCCGCATGACGGTTGATCTGAATCTTCCGATCGAGATTGTCACTGTGCCAACCGTGCGCGAGCCAGATGGGCTGGCAATGAGCAGTCGCAACCGTTATCTCAGCCCGGAAGAACGTGGTCGGAGCCTTGCGGTCAGCCGTGGCTTGTTCGCCGCAGCGCAAGAGTTTGCCTCAGGGGAGCGCGACGGGGCAACGCTGATTGCGCTTGCAAGAAAGCATATGGAAAGGGTCGATCGACTGCAGTACCTTGAGCTTGTCGACACTGGGACCCTAAAGATTGCCGAGAGTCCTCTGCGCTATCCGGCGGTGCTCTGTGTCGCAGCGTACGTAGGCTTCACTCGGTTGATCGACAATGTAGTCCTGTCCTGGTCGCCATCGTAG
- a CDS encoding adenosylmethionine--8-amino-7-oxononanoate transaminase: MKIAKRSPIWHPFTQHALQRDMTKVLRGEGAYLYTEDGRRLIDAISSWWVVTHGHCHPCIVNAIREQAGKLSQVIFAGYTHDPAEQVATELLKVTSPALEHVFFSDSGSTSVEVALKMALGYWRNTGRQRTQIVVMQHSYHGDTIGAMSVGSRGVFNAAYGALMFEVTSIPFPARDREQRALDALEKACRNEHPAAFIVEPLILGAGGMLMYSPSVLREMKRICEAFDVLFIADEVMTGWGRTGTLFACEQADVTPDIACYSKGLTAGALPLAVTLCRADIFDAHYSEDRTRTFFHSSSYTANPVACAAAKANLDLWQDQEYRGRLASLARMQEQALAPFRADSRFANVRRTGTVTALELNTSDAGYLADIGPRLLAFFQARNLLLRPLGNTIYVMPPYCVTAADLDEIYTAIRDAADLLM; the protein is encoded by the coding sequence ATGAAGATAGCCAAGAGGTCGCCGATCTGGCACCCGTTCACGCAGCATGCTCTACAGCGAGACATGACGAAGGTGCTGCGGGGAGAGGGGGCTTATCTCTACACCGAAGATGGCCGACGCCTTATCGATGCAATCTCCTCCTGGTGGGTCGTGACCCACGGCCATTGCCATCCATGCATCGTGAACGCGATCCGAGAACAGGCAGGCAAGCTCAGCCAGGTCATCTTCGCCGGATACACTCACGACCCGGCTGAGCAAGTTGCGACGGAACTATTGAAGGTCACCTCCCCGGCGCTCGAGCATGTGTTCTTCTCCGATAGCGGGTCAACCAGCGTCGAAGTCGCGCTGAAAATGGCGCTCGGCTACTGGCGCAATACCGGAAGACAGCGAACCCAAATTGTGGTGATGCAGCACTCATACCATGGCGACACGATCGGGGCGATGTCGGTAGGTAGTCGAGGCGTCTTCAATGCGGCCTACGGGGCGCTGATGTTCGAGGTGACCTCGATTCCGTTCCCGGCAAGAGATCGTGAGCAAAGAGCGCTCGATGCGCTTGAAAAGGCGTGCCGAAACGAACATCCCGCAGCCTTTATCGTGGAGCCCCTGATATTGGGTGCCGGTGGAATGCTGATGTATTCTCCCTCGGTGCTAAGAGAGATGAAGCGGATCTGCGAAGCCTTCGACGTCCTGTTCATTGCGGACGAGGTCATGACCGGCTGGGGCCGGACGGGTACCTTGTTTGCGTGTGAGCAGGCCGATGTCACGCCCGATATTGCCTGCTATTCGAAGGGCCTGACGGCTGGGGCGCTGCCGCTCGCCGTCACACTCTGTCGTGCCGATATTTTCGATGCGCATTATTCTGAAGATCGCACGCGTACGTTTTTTCATTCGAGCTCATATACGGCCAATCCAGTGGCCTGTGCCGCCGCCAAGGCTAATCTGGACCTATGGCAGGATCAGGAATATCGCGGGCGGCTGGCATCCTTGGCCAGGATGCAAGAACAGGCACTCGCGCCATTCCGCGCCGATTCACGGTTCGCAAACGTCCGACGCACAGGAACAGTCACAGCGCTTGAACTCAACACGAGCGATGCCGGCTACCTGGCGGACATCGGTCCGAGGCTTTTGGCTTTCTTCCAAGCGCGGAATCTGCTGTTACGCCCACTCGGTAACACAATCTACGTGATGCCGCCTTACTGCGTTACGGCGGCCGACCTTGATGAAATCTATACTGCCATCCGCGACGCTGCTGACCTGCTGATGTGA
- a CDS encoding excisionase, producing MKIAFPLGGMTVAGLRRERDRNRLIIEKIAGKEFTTLAHIGRMRELCREEAGAPDFSSRLPATTRAHKTLTMQPGSSETTAGMSAQAALQKRLRPRRKS from the coding sequence GTGAAGATCGCATTTCCTTTGGGAGGAATGACGGTCGCGGGTTTGCGTCGGGAGCGCGACCGTAATCGACTGATTATCGAGAAGATTGCCGGCAAGGAATTTACAACGCTGGCTCATATCGGACGGATGAGAGAGCTATGCCGCGAAGAAGCAGGGGCGCCCGACTTCAGCTCAAGGCTGCCCGCCACAACAAGAGCGCATAAAACACTCACCATGCAACCTGGATCATCAGAGACAACGGCCGGGATGTCAGCACAGGCTGCGTTGCAGAAGAGATTGCGGCCGCGGAGGAAAAGCTAG
- a CDS encoding Ulp1 family isopeptidase, which yields MKFESTNWVRQQSGTAGPQENSPAPSTDAAAFEQQLGEIAVPSAPVLMQVCAHQADASRSEAHAGEDEAVLGASALQTAQSNWVLVGRSKDPLYAKDARLISGLKQAILRGGAAESTATSNVGYLLSLSRWLFANDKPGIADRLHDESMDKDVEEFITKGGTANVPWALPHLRTSQLTGGVVPIAGRPDLTPYPKDGTLIKEYKKQAVAARTSSTAKTYASILTDFSHYLRANNKRSIAARLQDETWNDDEPLNEEIKRYKDAGGNKSIGAALDHLRNGARKLNGPPFHPEDAPLISGLQEALVKAGYEEITAKTNYVGPLRRFSRWLFAKNKPGVAARLNDESLSSDAAIFDQSRRHLVLTALDRLRASQSPGGVASITCRAGGIEAAAEQGGSQPAFSWPAALAEGDDQDLFFGTVDEAGASSCLQPPRHGLALDPTESPNPVNWRHQDDELTGERYSNILVPGEQIPIMRASGHPSTPPPHGQGGRTMLNASALPPGHANLVFAGSSLDPVYCEDASLIEGLRPALIKAGASESTVGRNLRGLLSLGHWLVKNDKPGIASRLYDKSLDRDAQEFAEKEEQAIATPLDHLRASQSPGGITPFASRVERNPYPQDADLIKRYKEEAAPSTANTARSYATLLIDFSDYLRENDKPGIAARLGHDSLDEDVSRYKEADPYGRRKAGAALAHLLRSPAGARAIELLRHIRPLPDLEDAVRAETRRTLTATAQHSGSNGAVSWPETLPANQQDLLMEMMDGPSSSPPPQGVAVERQLMQTPSHQLAASPSQRQAPVSSPDELIGEQLPAEDAELLARFRVDAERRKLTGGAINNSVSGLRTFVRWVNASHRGPVASRLRDGSSLDEEIAKYRSLGRDPQNRIRSALDVLRRLLRGGEEVEAPEPRVLGAPRRQVPHPEDAPLIEGALSQALKDLKTPTAKLRQSAQQRATRLRALSAWLRGNGKGSIIGRLNGSSREQLSLDNDVVAFQRTRGRVHGPDLSHLGSYLKLIEANRELGLPGPEQPSSPAAQGDRFSGSAQDLPSTPASQSAGAWVWLSEQLQEPGSPSRPASNAKGRLEPFVDLNAPAPSELRDDAHFAPADPAGVRSDTYAGLEPFVDLNAPTPSELRDDAHFAPADPARVRSDTYAGLEPFVDLNAPTPSELRDDAHFAPVHPARVRSDTYAGSVSFVGRDAPRPPMIDLDPPTLQELRDDARYAPFPRTSADAQIGALDPTGSSHGRSGLELGAEEWLGDKHIHRDYELLAEELRRGRPELAALAQFVDPLIAHYQLRFGAEPDMLRAFQRIVYDPNGNDTADFLFLPVNDAMDPNRLGTHWSLLLLDRHTRGEPIAYHYDSVRGHNHEAAAQLARRLRARLESPSMAQQRNSYDCGVFVVDGTRALVRRLAQGERPVHGPLHLDNLVANRRSLQSRLAYPGLG from the coding sequence ATGAAGTTCGAATCCACCAACTGGGTGCGTCAACAATCGGGCACCGCGGGCCCGCAAGAGAACTCACCGGCTCCGTCCACAGATGCGGCGGCCTTTGAGCAGCAGCTGGGCGAGATCGCTGTCCCGTCTGCTCCCGTGCTCATGCAGGTCTGCGCCCATCAAGCGGATGCATCGCGATCTGAGGCGCATGCCGGAGAGGATGAGGCGGTGCTGGGCGCCTCAGCGCTGCAGACCGCTCAGTCAAATTGGGTCTTGGTAGGTCGCAGCAAGGATCCGCTTTATGCTAAGGATGCGCGCCTTATTTCCGGCCTTAAGCAGGCGATCCTCAGGGGTGGAGCTGCCGAGAGCACCGCCACGAGCAACGTCGGTTATCTGCTCAGCTTGAGCCGTTGGCTCTTTGCAAACGACAAGCCGGGCATTGCTGATCGGCTTCATGACGAGTCGATGGACAAGGATGTCGAGGAGTTCATAACAAAAGGTGGGACGGCGAACGTCCCTTGGGCACTACCTCATCTGCGGACCTCTCAATTGACGGGAGGAGTCGTACCGATCGCAGGCCGCCCTGACCTGACTCCTTATCCCAAGGACGGGACTCTCATCAAAGAATACAAAAAGCAAGCAGTGGCGGCCCGAACTTCAAGTACCGCCAAAACCTATGCATCTATTCTCACGGATTTCAGCCACTACCTTCGTGCAAACAACAAGCGTAGCATTGCTGCTCGGCTTCAGGACGAGACATGGAACGACGACGAACCGCTGAATGAAGAGATCAAGCGCTACAAGGACGCCGGGGGTAACAAAAGTATCGGCGCGGCACTTGATCATCTCCGTAACGGAGCGAGAAAACTCAACGGTCCCCCTTTTCATCCCGAAGACGCGCCCTTGATTTCCGGACTTCAAGAAGCACTCGTTAAGGCTGGGTACGAGGAGATCACCGCTAAGACGAATTATGTTGGTCCTCTTCGCAGATTCAGCCGGTGGCTCTTCGCAAAAAACAAGCCGGGAGTGGCTGCTCGGCTTAACGACGAATCGCTGAGCAGCGACGCTGCGATCTTCGATCAAAGTCGCAGGCACCTCGTTCTTACCGCACTAGATCGTCTCCGCGCCTCTCAGTCGCCGGGCGGAGTCGCGTCAATCACTTGCCGGGCAGGGGGCATTGAGGCCGCGGCTGAGCAGGGCGGGTCGCAGCCCGCCTTCAGTTGGCCAGCGGCACTCGCTGAGGGGGATGATCAAGATTTATTCTTTGGGACGGTCGACGAAGCCGGTGCATCGTCGTGTCTTCAGCCACCGCGGCATGGCCTGGCATTGGATCCTACAGAGTCCCCTAATCCCGTGAACTGGCGCCATCAGGACGACGAGCTGACGGGTGAACGTTACAGCAACATCCTCGTGCCAGGCGAGCAGATTCCCATCATGCGGGCGAGCGGCCACCCATCTACGCCGCCTCCGCACGGTCAAGGCGGTAGAACGATGCTGAATGCCTCGGCGCTACCGCCCGGCCATGCAAATTTGGTTTTCGCAGGTAGCAGCCTGGATCCTGTTTATTGCGAAGATGCGTCTCTTATTGAGGGGCTCAGGCCGGCACTCATCAAGGCTGGGGCCTCCGAGAGCACGGTCGGTCGCAATCTACGTGGTCTTCTCAGCTTGGGGCATTGGCTCGTAAAGAACGACAAGCCGGGCATTGCTTCCCGGCTTTACGACAAGTCGCTGGACAGGGATGCCCAGGAGTTCGCCGAGAAGGAGGAGCAGGCCATCGCTACCCCACTGGATCATCTTCGAGCCTCCCAATCGCCGGGCGGCATCACGCCGTTTGCAAGCCGGGTTGAGCGAAATCCCTATCCCCAGGATGCGGATCTCATCAAAAGGTACAAGGAAGAAGCAGCCCCAAGCACCGCCAACACCGCGAGGAGCTATGCAACTCTTCTTATCGATTTCAGTGATTACCTCCGTGAAAACGATAAGCCCGGCATTGCTGCTCGGCTTGGTCACGACTCGCTGGATGAAGATGTCAGCCGGTATAAGGAGGCGGACCCCTATGGCCGCAGAAAAGCCGGAGCCGCACTGGCTCATCTCCTGAGGTCGCCGGCGGGTGCTAGAGCGATCGAACTCCTGCGTCATATTCGCCCCCTTCCTGATCTCGAAGACGCGGTTCGCGCCGAGACGAGGCGGACCCTCACCGCGACTGCGCAGCACAGCGGGTCGAACGGAGCTGTCAGCTGGCCGGAGACTCTGCCTGCGAACCAGCAGGATCTGCTTATGGAGATGATGGACGGACCCAGCTCCTCGCCGCCTCCGCAGGGCGTCGCCGTTGAGCGGCAGCTGATGCAGACCCCATCCCATCAACTGGCGGCGTCACCATCGCAGAGGCAAGCTCCGGTGTCGTCGCCGGACGAGCTGATCGGCGAGCAGCTTCCGGCCGAAGACGCGGAGCTCTTGGCGAGGTTTCGTGTAGACGCCGAGCGGCGCAAGCTCACCGGAGGGGCCATCAACAACAGTGTTTCCGGGCTTAGGACTTTTGTCCGCTGGGTCAACGCAAGTCATAGGGGCCCTGTAGCTTCTCGGCTGCGAGACGGTTCATCGCTGGATGAGGAAATAGCGAAGTACAGGAGCTTGGGCCGTGACCCCCAGAACCGCATTAGATCGGCTCTGGACGTTCTCAGGCGGCTGCTACGTGGGGGTGAAGAAGTCGAAGCACCCGAACCCCGCGTTCTCGGTGCCCCCCGTCGCCAGGTTCCTCATCCAGAAGATGCGCCGCTCATTGAGGGCGCGCTGAGCCAAGCCCTGAAAGATCTTAAAACCCCGACTGCGAAGCTGAGGCAGTCTGCGCAACAGCGGGCGACACGTCTTCGTGCGCTGAGTGCGTGGCTTAGAGGGAATGGCAAAGGGAGCATTATTGGGCGGCTAAACGGCTCCAGCAGGGAGCAGTTATCCCTCGACAATGACGTGGTAGCATTCCAACGGACTAGAGGCAGAGTACACGGTCCCGATTTGTCGCACCTTGGCAGCTACTTGAAACTCATCGAGGCGAACCGAGAGCTGGGGCTGCCAGGCCCTGAGCAGCCGAGCTCGCCGGCCGCGCAGGGCGATCGGTTTTCCGGCTCGGCGCAGGATCTTCCCTCAACGCCGGCCAGCCAAAGCGCTGGAGCTTGGGTTTGGTTGAGTGAACAGCTGCAAGAACCGGGATCACCATCCAGGCCCGCGTCAAATGCTAAGGGCAGGCTTGAGCCATTTGTTGATCTGAATGCGCCAGCGCCGTCCGAGTTGCGCGACGATGCTCACTTTGCGCCAGCCGATCCTGCCGGGGTTCGCTCAGACACCTACGCTGGTCTTGAGCCATTTGTTGATCTGAATGCGCCGACGCCGTCCGAGTTGCGGGATGATGCTCACTTTGCGCCAGCCGATCCTGCCAGGGTTCGCTCAGACACCTACGCTGGTCTTGAGCCATTTGTTGATCTGAATGCGCCGACGCCGTCCGAGTTGCGGGACGATGCTCACTTTGCGCCAGTCCATCCTGCCAGGGTTCGCTCAGATACTTACGCTGGTTCTGTATCATTTGTTGGTCGGGATGCTCCCAGACCGCCGATGATTGATCTAGATCCGCCCACGCTGCAGGAGCTGCGTGATGATGCTCGTTATGCGCCTTTCCCGCGCACATCCGCCGATGCTCAGATCGGGGCTTTGGATCCGACCGGCTCCTCCCACGGCCGCAGTGGACTAGAGCTCGGCGCCGAGGAATGGCTGGGCGACAAGCATATCCACAGGGATTACGAGCTCCTGGCGGAGGAGTTGCGGCGGGGCCGTCCGGAACTCGCCGCTCTGGCGCAGTTCGTGGATCCCCTGATAGCTCACTATCAACTGCGCTTCGGCGCCGAGCCCGACATGCTCCGTGCATTCCAGCGCATCGTCTACGATCCAAATGGTAATGATACGGCCGACTTCCTGTTCCTGCCAGTGAACGACGCTATGGATCCTAATCGCCTCGGCACGCATTGGTCGCTGCTGCTCCTTGATCGCCACACGCGAGGAGAGCCGATTGCCTATCACTACGACTCTGTCCGGGGACACAACCACGAGGCGGCAGCGCAGCTCGCACGACGGCTGCGCGCCCGCCTGGAGTCACCCAGCATGGCCCAGCAGCGGAACAGCTATGATTGCGGCGTCTTTGTGGTGGACGGCACGCGGGCGCTGGTTCGACGATTGGCCCAAGGAGAGCGGCCAGTGCACGGGCCGCTGCACCTTGACAACCTCGTCGCCAATCGGCGGTCCCTCCAGAGTCGACTGGCTTATCCCGGCTTGGGCTAA